Proteins encoded by one window of Microplitis demolitor isolate Queensland-Clemson2020A chromosome 6, iyMicDemo2.1a, whole genome shotgun sequence:
- the LOC128668075 gene encoding uncharacterized protein LOC128668075, with protein sequence MSGALYGIDIDDLEKTMEKKKRGGTIIGNQRIHVMKYADDVALVADTEEELRGMLKELERYTEENKMEVNVEKIKILICRNGGRKKKGKKWMYKGSEVDEVKEFKYLGYHFTTRNSAGKQKKELAQKAQKATNAVWGVIKRSKKDSMRDRMYLMNTVARTVALYGVEVWGWEKSEEIERVHRRLCKMALGVRRDTPEYIWSDEMGVEKMEVILKERAVRYMKDCMMMEKERWPRIALKEEMRGIMNRCPTKWGKW encoded by the coding sequence ATGAGCGGAGCGTTATATGGCATAGATATCGACGACCTAGAAAAGACGATGGAAAAGAAGAAGAGAGGTGGGACAATAATTGGGAACCAACGAATACATGTCATGAAATATGCGGATGATGTGGCGCTAGTTGCGGACACAGAAGAGGAGCTAAGAGGGATGCTGAAAGAGCTGGAAAGATACACAGAAGAGAATAAGATGGAGGTGAacgtggaaaaaataaaaattctaatatgcAGAAATGGAGGTAGAAAAAAGAAGGGAAAAAAATGGATGTATAAAGGAAGTGAGGTCGATGaagtcaaagaatttaaatatcttgggTACCATTTCACCACAAGGAATAGCGcagggaaacaaaaaaaggaaCTAGCACAAAAAGCACAAAAGGCCACAAATGCAGTATGGGGAGTGATAAAAAGGAGCAAAAAAGACAGCATGAGGGACAGGATGTATCTGATGAACACTGTGGCAAGAACAGTAGCTTTGTACGGAGTGGAGGTCTGGGGGTGGGAAAAGTCGGAAGAAATAGAGAGGGTGCATAGGAGGCTCTGCAAGATGGCATTAGGAGTAAGAAGGGATACACCAGAATATATTTGGAGTGACGAGATGGGAGTAGAAAAGATggaagtaatattaaaagaaagagCAGTAAGATATATGAAGGATTGTATGATGATGGAAAAAGAGAGATGGCCAAGGATAGCACTGAAAGAAGAAATGAGAGGGATTATGAACAGGTGCCCGACGAAATGGGGGAAATGGTGA